In a genomic window of Phalacrocorax aristotelis chromosome 8, bGulAri2.1, whole genome shotgun sequence:
- the PDCD5 gene encoding programmed cell death protein 5, protein MADEELEALRKQRLAELQAKHGDPSGDPSQQEAKQREAEIRNTILAQVLDQAARARLSNLALVKPDKAKAVENYLIQMARFGQLAGKVSEQGLIEILEKVSQQTEKKTTVKFNRRKVLDSDEEDDY, encoded by the exons ATGGCGGACGAGGAGCTGGAGGCGCTGCGGAAGCAGCGGCTGGCCGAGCTGCAGGCCAAGCACGGG GATCCTTCTGGTGATCCATCGCAACAGGAAGCAAAACAGAG GGAAGCAGAGATAAGAAATACTATCTTAGCTCAAGTTCTTGATCAAGCAGCTCGTGCAAGAT TAAGCAATTTAGCACTTGTGAAACCagacaaagcaaaagcagtagAGAATTACCTTATACAGATGGCAAGATTTGGACAGCTAGCTGGAAAG GTATCAGAACAAGGTTTGAtagaaatacttgaaaaagtgagtcagcaaacagaaaagaaaacaacagtaaaG TTCAACAGAAGGAAAGTATTGGATTCTGATGAAGAGGACGATTATTAA